From Hyphomicrobiales bacterium, the proteins below share one genomic window:
- a CDS encoding glycine--tRNA ligase subunit alpha, translating to MSEQPAHLKPENSFQGLILALHNYWADYGCVILQPYDMEVGAGTFHPATTLRALGPKHWRAAYVQPSRRPTDGRYGENPNRLQHYYQYQVLLKPSPPDLQELYLGSLRAIGIDPLLHDIRFVEDDWESPTLGAWGLGWECWCDGMEVSQFTYFQQVCGIECSPVAGELTYGLERLAMYVQGVENVYDLNFNGLEGDDKVTYGEVFLQAEQEYSRHNFEYANTDALFQHFKDSEAECEALLAAGEAARGNPSEVHKCVLPAYDQCIKASHSFNLLDARGVISVTERQSYILRVRNLSKACGEAFLHTEAGGFVAAK from the coding sequence ATGTCAGAACAACCAGCCCACCTCAAACCTGAAAATTCGTTTCAGGGGCTGATTTTAGCACTTCACAATTATTGGGCGGATTATGGCTGTGTCATTCTCCAGCCTTATGACATGGAAGTTGGAGCGGGTACTTTTCACCCAGCAACGACACTGCGCGCGTTAGGGCCGAAGCATTGGCGGGCAGCATATGTTCAACCATCACGCCGTCCGACAGATGGGCGCTATGGTGAAAACCCGAACCGTTTGCAGCATTATTATCAATACCAAGTGTTGTTGAAGCCGTCGCCACCAGATTTGCAAGAACTCTATCTTGGCAGTCTTCGCGCCATCGGCATCGATCCGCTTCTGCATGATATTCGTTTTGTGGAAGATGACTGGGAAAGCCCAACGCTCGGCGCTTGGGGTCTTGGTTGGGAGTGCTGGTGCGATGGTATGGAAGTCTCGCAGTTCACTTACTTCCAACAGGTTTGCGGCATCGAATGTTCTCCCGTTGCAGGCGAATTGACCTATGGTCTCGAACGTCTCGCTATGTATGTGCAGGGTGTTGAAAATGTTTATGACCTCAACTTCAACGGCTTAGAAGGCGACGATAAAGTCACCTATGGCGAGGTATTCTTGCAAGCAGAGCAAGAGTATTCACGTCACAATTTTGAATATGCAAACACAGACGCACTGTTCCAGCATTTCAAAGATAGCGAAGCAGAATGTGAAGCATTGTTGGCAGCAGGCGAGGCTGCACGCGGCAACCCATCTGAGGTGCATAAATGCGTTCTTCCCGCTTACGACCAATGCATCAAAGCGTCACACTCGTTCAATTTGTTGGATGCACGCGGTGTTATCTCCGTGACTGAACGGCAAAGTTATATCTTGCGTGTGCGCAACCTTTCTAAAGCATGCGGCGAAGCATTTTTGCACACTGAAGCTGGCGGCTTTGTGGCAGCTAAATAA
- a CDS encoding S49 family peptidase encodes MVDIIRPILPKKFRDKPVVIPTVRLSGAIMASQGMRPTLSIATAAGRLKKAFSVKEAPAVAIVINSPGGSPVQANLIYKRIRALAEENDKKVIVAVEDVAASGGYMIALAGDEIIADPSSIVGSIGVISAGFGYVDLLEKLGVERRVYTAGTNKMILDPFQPEKKSDIQYLRSIQNEIHDTFVDMVKDRRGDVISGDEKEVFSGRFWTATTGQSLGLVDRIGDIRSIVKERYGEKTQLKVIGAGGGLFKRAPSNGVSMPNDMSAIGAGFADHMVTQAEERALWARYGL; translated from the coding sequence ATCGTTGATATTATCCGCCCTATTTTGCCGAAGAAATTCCGCGATAAGCCTGTTGTCATCCCCACCGTACGTCTATCCGGTGCGATCATGGCAAGTCAGGGCATGCGTCCGACACTTTCGATTGCAACCGCTGCTGGCAGGCTCAAAAAAGCATTCAGCGTCAAAGAGGCACCAGCTGTGGCGATTGTTATCAATTCTCCAGGCGGCTCGCCCGTTCAGGCCAATCTAATCTACAAACGCATTCGCGCATTAGCGGAAGAAAACGACAAAAAGGTTATTGTCGCTGTTGAAGATGTAGCAGCATCCGGCGGCTATATGATTGCGCTTGCAGGCGATGAGATCATTGCGGACCCATCCTCAATTGTCGGCTCAATCGGCGTTATTTCAGCAGGCTTTGGTTACGTCGATTTGCTTGAGAAGCTAGGTGTCGAACGTCGCGTTTATACCGCTGGCACCAATAAGATGATCCTTGATCCATTCCAGCCAGAAAAGAAATCAGACATTCAATATCTGCGCAGCATTCAAAACGAAATCCACGATACCTTCGTTGATATGGTCAAAGACCGACGTGGCGATGTGATCAGCGGCGATGAGAAGGAAGTATTCTCAGGACGTTTTTGGACAGCAACGACAGGGCAATCCCTCGGCTTGGTAGACCGTATTGGCGATATCCGTTCCATCGTGAAAGAACGCTACGGCGAAAAAACACAGCTTAAAGTAATTGGCGCTGGTGGTGGCTTGTTCAAGCGTGCACCATCAAATGGTGTATCCATGCCCAATGATATGAGTGCTATCGGTGCAGGCTTTGCAGACCACATGGTAACACAAGCAGAAGAACGGGCCCTTTGGGCGCGCTACGGATTGTAG
- a CDS encoding methyltransferase encodes MGDKSPSYDRHFVLGGKVVLHQQTGGAHKAGLDAVMLAASVQDGGKSQKRIVDLGAGVGTAGLCVLNRLPAASAILVENDPITLELANATLNDPDNHWLNGRASTLKADVTLRGDARLEAGLSLNMADHVIMNPPYYDAAQVRTSDNAARQAAHVLADDGLEPWFRTAAAILVSGGMLSVIFPTASLSNLLSLMEGRFGGISVFPLYKGAGEDATRVIVCGQKGSRAPMRLLSGLVLHQAQKGDVSRREWTDEANAVLNGEAGLVI; translated from the coding sequence ATGGGTGATAAATCTCCCTCGTATGATCGCCATTTTGTACTTGGCGGCAAGGTCGTTTTGCATCAACAAACCGGCGGCGCTCATAAAGCAGGCCTTGATGCGGTTATGCTGGCTGCCAGCGTTCAAGACGGTGGCAAGTCTCAAAAGCGGATCGTTGATTTAGGCGCGGGTGTTGGCACGGCTGGTTTATGTGTTTTGAACCGTTTGCCTGCTGCGTCTGCCATCTTAGTGGAAAATGACCCAATCACACTAGAACTTGCAAATGCCACATTGAACGATCCTGATAATCATTGGCTCAACGGTCGTGCCTCTACGCTAAAGGCAGATGTTACTCTGCGCGGTGATGCAAGGCTGGAGGCGGGGTTGAGCCTCAATATGGCTGATCATGTTATCATGAACCCACCATATTATGACGCTGCTCAGGTGCGAACGTCAGACAATGCGGCCCGACAAGCAGCGCATGTCTTGGCAGACGATGGTTTGGAACCTTGGTTTCGAACAGCAGCTGCGATTTTGGTGTCAGGTGGCATGTTGTCGGTTATTTTTCCAACCGCCAGTCTTTCCAATCTTCTGTCATTGATGGAAGGGCGATTTGGCGGCATTTCAGTTTTTCCGCTTTATAAAGGCGCAGGCGAAGATGCGACGCGTGTGATTGTTTGCGGTCAAAAGGGCAGTCGTGCGCCGATGCGTTTGCTTTCAGGTCTTGTACTTCATCAAGCGCAAAAGGGCGATGTTTCGCGGCGTGAGTGGACAGATGAAGCAAATGCGGTCTTGAATGGTGAGGCGGGTTTGGTCATATAA
- a CDS encoding DUF2007 domain-containing protein → MKLLLKTNDPVVISFVEALMKESEIDYLVLDQHMSIVEGSLGVIPRRILVKDEFHLSARQILKDADLGHELADEVG, encoded by the coding sequence TTGAAGCTGCTTCTAAAAACCAACGATCCTGTGGTGATTTCATTTGTTGAGGCGCTGATGAAGGAAAGTGAGATTGATTATCTCGTGCTTGATCAGCACATGAGCATTGTTGAAGGTTCGCTCGGCGTGATACCGCGCCGCATTCTTGTAAAAGACGAATTTCACCTTAGCGCACGGCAAATTTTAAAAGACGCTGATCTTGGTCATGAACTCGCCGATGAAGTAGGTTAA
- a CDS encoding polyprenyl synthetase family protein, whose protein sequence is MGVVVPLEDSGKKKASLDALLDLVRDDMEGVNSLILSKAGSHVELIPEIARHLISSGGKRLRPMLTIAAAQMCGYEGDGHVKLAASVEFMHTATLLHDDVVDESDMRRGKLAARMLWGNQASVLVGDYLLGQAFRMMVEVGSMEALDILSAASTVIAEGEVLQLSAAKNMATTEDEYLAVIRAKTAALFSAAAEVGPVVADGTKADQAAFRSYGTNLGLAFQMIDDALDYGGNSKDLGKDVGDDFREGKITLPVVLAYRRGTDEEREFWRRAMEEGKIEDGDLDKAIDLLNSYGTISDTLDRARHYGTVARDALAPFPDSPHKTALLQAVDFCISRAY, encoded by the coding sequence GTGGGTGTAGTTGTTCCTCTCGAGGATTCCGGTAAAAAGAAAGCATCACTTGATGCGCTTTTGGATTTGGTTCGCGACGATATGGAAGGCGTTAATTCGCTAATCCTGTCGAAAGCTGGCTCGCATGTTGAGCTCATCCCTGAAATTGCACGCCACCTTATTTCTTCAGGCGGCAAACGCTTGCGCCCAATGCTGACCATCGCTGCTGCACAAATGTGTGGCTATGAGGGTGACGGCCACGTAAAGCTCGCAGCCAGTGTCGAATTTATGCACACAGCAACCCTTTTGCATGATGATGTTGTCGATGAAAGTGATATGCGTCGCGGCAAGCTTGCTGCACGGATGTTATGGGGCAACCAAGCAAGCGTTCTTGTGGGCGATTATCTGCTTGGCCAAGCCTTCCGCATGATGGTGGAAGTTGGCTCAATGGAAGCGCTCGACATTCTATCTGCTGCATCAACCGTTATTGCTGAAGGCGAAGTGCTTCAACTTTCTGCAGCCAAAAACATGGCAACGACAGAAGACGAATACCTTGCCGTAATCCGCGCGAAAACCGCGGCTCTCTTTTCTGCTGCGGCAGAAGTTGGCCCTGTGGTCGCCGATGGCACGAAAGCTGATCAAGCAGCATTCCGATCTTATGGCACCAATCTCGGCCTTGCCTTCCAAATGATTGATGACGCGCTTGATTATGGCGGCAACTCCAAAGACCTTGGCAAAGATGTCGGTGACGATTTCCGCGAAGGCAAAATTACACTGCCAGTCGTGTTGGCCTATAGACGCGGCACGGATGAAGAGCGTGAATTCTGGCGTCGTGCCATGGAAGAAGGCAAAATCGAAGACGGTGATCTTGATAAAGCCATTGATCTTTTGAATAGCTACGGCACAATTTCAGACACTTTGGACCGCGCAAGACATTACGGCACTGTAGCCCGCGATGCCTTGGCACCATTCCCTGATTCGCCACACAAAACAGCACTTTTACAAGCCGTAGACTTCTGTATTAGCCGCGCTTATTGA
- a CDS encoding tetratricopeptide repeat protein, whose protein sequence is MTSNSKVQPYFQKYQNHAKMLIAGLALTGLVTVGNTQAFASAELKEDLAERGYPLSLSGSYLAALTANRAKDITAASLYYDEALKADPGNQSLIERAFFLRLVDGDINGAISISSNILDRDGDNWFAHMALGVTSLRSKSYKKAINAFEQMTDGPLAELTGGLLHAWALAADGQHDAALELLGKLDSNEAFTPHTLFHSALIAENGGKIEEAAKLYDEANKADPNLVRKIEAITRFQYRNGMEAEGKENLDRLVERLPNRSSVKALVAEVADGKKPAAHVSTALIGAMEVLYGIGSIIGTDDNTEVSYIFMNLASYVDPENPLPRLLLGNLLENDERYSKAIESYEGIKKDSIHFQNARLRAAFAYNSLEKLDDARGIMKDLIASDPNDITTITSYGNILRSHDLFEEARTTYSDAISKIEGEPTNANWSLYYSRGITNERTDRWTEAETDFRMALKLSPDEPQVLNYLGYSLIDLGMKYEEALKMIEKAVELRPQDPFIIDSLGWAHYKLKNYDEAVKSLERAVQLRPQDPILNDHLGDAYWHVGRKLEAQFQWRHARDLDPDEKYRDTIVKKIETGQYVESDG, encoded by the coding sequence ATGACGTCCAATTCTAAGGTTCAGCCTTATTTCCAAAAATACCAAAACCATGCAAAAATGTTGATTGCTGGTTTAGCACTTACGGGCCTTGTAACCGTTGGAAATACTCAAGCTTTTGCGTCGGCTGAACTTAAGGAAGATTTGGCGGAACGTGGTTATCCATTATCATTGTCAGGCAGCTATCTGGCAGCTCTGACAGCCAACCGCGCCAAAGACATTACGGCCGCTTCTCTTTATTACGATGAAGCGCTGAAAGCAGACCCCGGCAACCAGTCCTTGATTGAACGCGCCTTTTTTCTTCGTCTTGTAGACGGAGACATCAATGGCGCGATTTCGATTAGTTCCAACATTTTGGACCGTGACGGAGACAATTGGTTCGCTCACATGGCACTGGGCGTCACATCGCTTCGGTCTAAATCCTACAAAAAGGCGATCAATGCCTTTGAGCAGATGACAGATGGCCCCTTGGCAGAACTAACCGGCGGTTTGTTACATGCTTGGGCTTTAGCAGCCGACGGCCAGCACGATGCGGCGCTGGAGCTTTTGGGTAAACTCGATAGCAATGAAGCGTTCACACCTCATACCCTTTTCCACTCAGCACTCATCGCTGAAAACGGAGGGAAGATTGAAGAGGCCGCAAAGCTATACGATGAAGCAAACAAAGCTGATCCTAATCTGGTTCGCAAAATTGAAGCCATTACACGTTTTCAATACCGCAATGGGATGGAAGCAGAGGGCAAAGAAAACCTTGACCGCTTAGTAGAGCGCCTTCCAAATCGAAGCAGCGTGAAGGCATTGGTCGCAGAAGTTGCTGACGGCAAAAAACCAGCGGCCCACGTTTCAACAGCCCTAATTGGTGCAATGGAAGTGCTTTACGGTATCGGTTCAATCATCGGAACAGATGACAACACCGAAGTCTCTTATATCTTCATGAACCTTGCCTCTTATGTTGATCCAGAAAATCCACTGCCACGCCTATTACTAGGTAATCTACTTGAAAATGACGAACGCTACAGCAAGGCAATTGAGAGCTACGAAGGGATCAAAAAAGATTCGATCCACTTCCAAAACGCTCGTTTGCGTGCAGCCTTTGCTTACAATTCGCTTGAGAAACTAGATGATGCACGCGGCATCATGAAGGACTTGATTGCGAGTGATCCAAACGACATCACCACAATCACATCCTATGGCAACATTCTTCGCTCGCATGATCTTTTTGAGGAAGCACGCACGACTTACTCTGATGCTATTTCGAAAATTGAAGGTGAGCCGACCAATGCAAACTGGTCGTTGTACTATTCACGCGGCATCACCAATGAACGCACGGATCGGTGGACCGAAGCCGAAACTGATTTTAGAATGGCGCTGAAGCTTTCGCCTGACGAGCCGCAAGTTCTCAACTACCTCGGTTACTCGCTGATTGATCTTGGCATGAAATACGAAGAAGCGCTGAAGATGATTGAGAAAGCGGTTGAACTTCGCCCGCAAGACCCTTTCATCATCGATAGCCTTGGTTGGGCGCATTACAAGCTCAAAAACTATGATGAAGCTGTAAAAAGCCTCGAACGCGCCGTTCAACTTCGCCCACAAGACCCGATCTTGAATGATCACTTGGGTGATGCTTATTGGCATGTTGGACGCAAGCTTGAGGCACAGTTCCAGTGGCGCCATGCTCGTGATCTTGATCCAGATGAAAAGTATCGCGATACGATTGTGAAGAAGATCGAAACGGGACAATACGTCGAAAGCGACGGTTGA
- a CDS encoding 4-(cytidine 5'-diphospho)-2-C-methyl-D-erythritol kinase produces MEKCCKIARAKINLALHITGQRDDGYHLLDSVVVFSTYGDEITVSKREDDADQAGSHHLTINGPFGEGLEADHDNLVLKAARLMGDDLPPLNIVLEKNLPIASGIGGGSADAAATLLAIAELLDRPLPSSDDVLSLGADVPVCLHGCQHGTAIRMSGIGETLSELPKTPALPMVLVNPNVGVSTPAIFKSLARKNNPPLIQPNDTVDKAEPFTKWINDCRNDLQPPALIHCQQVEECLKALSSCTGSLTARMSGSGATCFGLFETDEDAKSAADKLQSEHSDWWIVATSLAG; encoded by the coding sequence TTGGAAAAATGTTGTAAAATCGCGCGTGCGAAAATCAACCTCGCACTTCACATAACGGGGCAGCGCGATGATGGCTATCATCTGCTCGACAGTGTTGTTGTGTTTTCAACCTATGGCGATGAGATCACCGTTTCCAAGCGGGAAGATGATGCTGACCAAGCAGGCTCTCACCATTTAACAATCAATGGTCCTTTTGGCGAAGGGCTGGAAGCAGACCACGATAATCTAGTTTTAAAAGCCGCACGTTTGATGGGCGATGATTTGCCACCGCTCAACATCGTGCTTGAAAAGAACTTGCCTATTGCCTCAGGCATTGGCGGCGGGTCTGCAGATGCGGCGGCAACATTGCTTGCAATTGCTGAACTGCTCGATCGCCCTTTGCCGAGTTCTGACGACGTATTGTCCCTTGGCGCTGATGTTCCTGTCTGTCTACATGGTTGCCAGCACGGAACGGCAATTCGTATGAGTGGTATCGGCGAAACATTGTCTGAGCTACCAAAGACCCCTGCTCTTCCCATGGTGTTAGTCAATCCAAATGTTGGCGTTTCAACGCCTGCGATTTTCAAATCGCTTGCGCGCAAGAACAATCCGCCGCTTATCCAACCGAACGATACCGTCGACAAAGCCGAACCCTTCACAAAATGGATCAACGACTGCCGTAACGACCTTCAACCGCCCGCTCTTATACATTGTCAGCAAGTGGAAGAATGCCTGAAGGCGTTGTCCAGTTGCACTGGTTCGCTCACGGCCCGCATGTCTGGTTCTGGCGCGACGTGCTTTGGTCTGTTTGAAACTGATGAAGACGCGAAAAGCGCTGCTGACAAATTGCAATCAGAACATTCTGACTGGTGGATTGTCGCAACTAGCCTTGCTGGTTGA
- a CDS encoding MIP/aquaporin family protein, with amino-acid sequence MPVVSLNQKLFAEFLGTAFLLATVIGSGIMGETLSGGNVAIALLGNTIPTGAILYVLITMLGPVSGAHFNPVVTIAFRFFGKLTNAETGLFIVAQIAGGIVGMLAAHFMFDLDLLQFSEKARTGTSQWGAEIIATLGLLLTIFGTIKARVEAVPAAVGLYITAAYWFTASTSFANPAVTIARSFTNTFAGIDPAHMLGFIVAQFVGLGVAFVCIKALSFEPQD; translated from the coding sequence ATGCCAGTTGTTAGTTTAAATCAAAAGCTGTTTGCTGAATTTTTAGGAACAGCGTTCCTGCTCGCCACCGTTATTGGCTCTGGCATTATGGGTGAGACCTTGTCTGGTGGTAATGTGGCAATTGCATTGCTTGGAAATACAATCCCCACTGGCGCAATCTTATATGTTTTAATCACCATGCTTGGGCCCGTGTCTGGTGCTCATTTTAATCCTGTTGTAACAATCGCCTTTCGCTTCTTTGGAAAACTCACCAACGCGGAAACAGGGCTTTTCATTGTTGCGCAAATTGCAGGTGGCATTGTTGGTATGTTGGCGGCGCATTTCATGTTTGATCTTGATCTTCTTCAGTTCTCAGAAAAAGCAAGAACAGGCACCTCGCAATGGGGTGCTGAGATAATCGCGACGCTTGGGCTTTTGCTGACAATTTTCGGCACGATTAAAGCACGCGTTGAAGCAGTGCCGGCTGCTGTTGGGCTTTATATCACGGCGGCTTACTGGTTTACGGCATCAACCTCATTTGCAAACCCAGCAGTCACCATTGCGCGATCCTTCACCAATACTTTCGCAGGCATTGATCCAGCTCATATGCTTGGGTTTATTGTGGCTCAATTCGTTGGGTTAGGTGTGGCGTTTGTCTGTATCAAAGCGTTGAGCTTCGAGCCGCAAGACTAG
- the moaB gene encoding molybdenum cofactor biosynthesis protein B: MSRIDETRPFIAIGIAVLTVSDTRGLENDKSGDTLVGRIEGAGHRLAGRAIVKDDIEQIQAQIKAWSNDETVDAIVTTGGTGFTGRDVTPDAIEPLFDKRMDGFSEVFHRLSFDKIGTSTIQSRATAGLVGTTFVFVVPGSSGACKDAWDGILSLQLDYRHRPCNFIEIMPRLDEHLKRGK; the protein is encoded by the coding sequence ATGTCCCGCATTGATGAAACCCGCCCCTTTATCGCTATTGGTATCGCCGTTTTAACGGTATCTGATACGCGTGGGCTAGAAAATGACAAATCTGGCGACACATTGGTTGGGCGCATCGAAGGCGCTGGTCATAGATTAGCAGGCCGCGCCATAGTGAAAGATGACATTGAGCAAATTCAAGCGCAAATCAAAGCTTGGTCCAATGACGAAACTGTTGATGCGATTGTTACCACTGGCGGCACGGGCTTTACGGGCCGCGATGTAACACCAGATGCCATCGAACCTTTATTCGATAAACGCATGGATGGGTTTTCTGAAGTCTTCCATCGCTTGTCATTTGATAAGATTGGCACCTCAACCATTCAATCTCGTGCAACCGCAGGCTTGGTTGGCACCACTTTCGTCTTCGTCGTACCCGGCTCTTCTGGTGCCTGCAAAGACGCATGGGACGGCATTTTGAGCCTTCAACTTGATTATCGCCACCGCCCCTGCAACTTCATAGAAATCATGCCGCGACTGGATGAACATCTCAAACGCGGCAAATAA
- a CDS encoding PA0069 family radical SAM protein — MDNKHLGNEEESWIGVRLDPTALASTPEQAVAGYKTRGRGAVSNSSGRFETESREAFDDGWDNDELPVMKTEVSYESPKTIITKNQSPDISFDRSINAYRGCEHGCSYCFARPSHAYLGLSPGVDFETRLFAKPQAAALLEQELAAPNYRPRTIAIGTNTDPYQPIERSHRITREILEVLDKTNHPVGIVTKSHLVTRDIDILSSMAKRGLVRVALSITTLDSKLARAMEPRASTPQKRLDALRQLSDAGVPTSVMVAPIIPALNDSEIEAILEKAYGHGARDAGYVLLRLPLEVSEIFKEWLLHHYPNKYRHVLNLLKSMRNGKEYDVAWGRRMRGTGPYADQIAKRMKIAAKRIGMARRRQALTTELFTPPEKQGSQLSLF, encoded by the coding sequence ATGGACAACAAGCACTTAGGCAATGAAGAAGAGAGTTGGATAGGCGTTCGCCTTGACCCAACCGCTCTTGCTTCAACGCCTGAACAAGCTGTTGCCGGTTATAAAACCCGTGGACGCGGGGCTGTATCCAATTCTTCTGGTCGGTTTGAAACTGAAAGCCGAGAAGCATTTGATGATGGCTGGGACAATGATGAATTGCCAGTCATGAAAACGGAGGTGAGCTATGAAAGCCCAAAGACAATTATTACCAAAAATCAGTCCCCGGACATCTCATTTGATCGCTCAATCAATGCCTATCGTGGTTGCGAGCATGGCTGTTCTTACTGTTTTGCTAGACCTTCACACGCGTATCTAGGCTTATCACCGGGCGTTGATTTTGAAACGCGGCTGTTTGCAAAACCCCAAGCAGCAGCCTTGTTAGAACAAGAATTGGCAGCTCCCAATTATCGCCCGCGCACCATTGCTATAGGCACCAATACTGACCCTTATCAGCCGATAGAACGCAGCCATCGCATTACCCGCGAGATTTTGGAAGTGTTGGATAAGACCAATCACCCCGTTGGTATTGTCACCAAATCGCACCTTGTTACGCGAGACATTGATATCCTCTCATCTATGGCAAAACGTGGATTGGTTCGCGTCGCCCTTTCCATCACCACGCTGGATAGTAAGCTTGCCCGTGCGATGGAGCCACGCGCGTCAACACCGCAAAAGCGACTTGATGCCTTGCGACAATTAAGTGATGCGGGCGTTCCAACATCTGTGATGGTTGCGCCGATTATCCCAGCTCTTAATGACAGCGAGATTGAGGCCATCTTGGAGAAAGCCTATGGGCATGGCGCGCGCGATGCTGGCTATGTTTTGCTACGGCTACCGCTTGAGGTCTCGGAGATATTTAAAGAGTGGTTGCTTCACCATTACCCCAACAAATACCGCCATGTTTTAAATCTGCTCAAATCCATGAGGAACGGCAAAGAATATGATGTGGCATGGGGACGTCGTATGCGCGGCACAGGTCCTTATGCTGATCAAATCGCAAAGCGCATGAAAATAGCAGCCAAACGCATTGGCATGGCTCGTCGCAGGCAAGCCCTTACCACCGAATTATTCACGCCACCTGAAAAACAAGGGAGCCAATTGTCACTGTTTTAA
- a CDS encoding ribonuclease HII, which produces MTSKSKTNSGPNFFYEEEAMAAGHSLIAGVDEVGRGPLAGPVVTAAVILKEGHIPEGLNDSKKLTEKRREILFEEIFASAQIAISSVSAEQIDKMNIRAATLYAMVEAVEALNQQPTFVLIDGRDIPPALKQPAKAIIKGDAHSLSIAAASIVAKITRDRMMVRANTYYPGYDFDRHKGYGSKAHRDAIAKLGPCPLHRRSFQPIKSMVS; this is translated from the coding sequence ATGACCAGCAAATCAAAGACAAATTCAGGCCCAAATTTTTTCTATGAAGAAGAAGCAATGGCAGCAGGACACTCACTCATTGCAGGTGTTGATGAAGTTGGTCGTGGGCCGCTTGCTGGTCCTGTGGTAACGGCGGCGGTTATTTTGAAAGAAGGCCATATCCCTGAAGGGTTGAACGATTCAAAAAAGCTCACCGAGAAACGTCGGGAAATATTGTTTGAAGAAATCTTTGCGTCGGCCCAGATCGCAATCTCATCCGTATCAGCTGAGCAAATCGACAAAATGAATATTCGCGCCGCAACGCTTTACGCAATGGTTGAAGCTGTCGAAGCATTGAACCAACAGCCCACATTCGTGCTGATCGATGGCCGTGACATTCCACCCGCGCTCAAACAGCCTGCCAAAGCAATCATCAAGGGCGATGCTCATTCCCTCTCCATTGCGGCGGCGTCTATCGTCGCGAAAATCACCCGCGATCGAATGATGGTCCGCGCCAATACATATTATCCAGGGTATGATTTTGACCGCCATAAAGGGTACGGCTCAAAAGCCCACCGTGATGCAATCGCAAAGCTTGGCCCCTGCCCGCTGCACCGGCGCAGCTTTCAACCGATCAAAAGCATGGTGAGTTAG